The proteins below are encoded in one region of Brevundimonas fontaquae:
- a CDS encoding manganese efflux pump MntP → MTPGAIAILSLSMSTDAFAAAVGRGASHRPAVKDAVKAGLVFGVIEAITPLIGWGLGIIAAGLVEKVDHWIAFTLLLIVGGKMIWEGVQPRGADEDEAPRRSGPWALIATAVGTSIDAAAVGVGLAFIGANIWVIAASIGFTTFVLTTIGMLIGKAVGTRFGKTAEIIGGVALIGLGTAILLEHLGVLGG, encoded by the coding sequence ATGACCCCAGGCGCCATCGCCATTCTCTCGCTCAGCATGTCCACTGACGCTTTTGCGGCCGCCGTCGGACGCGGGGCGTCGCATCGACCTGCCGTCAAGGACGCCGTCAAAGCCGGCCTGGTCTTCGGCGTCATCGAGGCGATCACGCCCCTGATCGGCTGGGGATTGGGCATCATCGCCGCCGGCCTGGTCGAAAAGGTGGATCACTGGATCGCCTTCACCCTGCTGCTGATCGTCGGCGGCAAGATGATCTGGGAGGGCGTTCAGCCGCGGGGCGCGGACGAGGATGAGGCGCCGCGCCGATCCGGCCCTTGGGCGCTGATCGCGACGGCGGTCGGCACCAGCATCGACGCTGCGGCCGTGGGCGTCGGCCTCGCCTTCATCGGAGCGAATATCTGGGTGATCGCCGCCTCGATCGGCTTCACCACCTTCGTGTTGACCACCATCGGCATGTTGATAGGCAAGGCCGTGGGCACGCGCTTCGGCAAGACCGCAGAGATCATCGGCGGCGTGGCCCTGATCGGTCTGGGCACGGCCATCCTATTGGAACACCTGGGTGTTCTCGGCGGCTGA
- a CDS encoding PPC domain-containing protein: MNRPSLVAAVSTLALLWAVAPAVAQDAQSLRIGANVNGALTDGDAKASADEYRYDDYRFEARAGQRLEATLRSDAFDAYLEVYADGAAGEPLASDDDGLGDGTNARLRFTPEKAGTYVLRARTLSGLDGGDYQLSLQERPAPPRAPRPSGIRVGASQSGELTARDPEQDDGGRYDAYAFRANAGDRFVVTLDSEAFDPLVRVGRMNGPDFVEISSNDDAPGGGLNSRLTFTAPTAGEYVIRATSLEDGLGRYELGLAEAPPAPPSKPIAIGDEIKGELGSDSATNDGGQRAETYRFTGTNGQRVAIEMKSSDFDAYLTLRRASDDTVLAEDDDGAGSGTDARIARTLDADGDYIIEARGFSDEAEGDYTLKLTETAPPPPPTTASLGQKVEGEIADDDPQADDGKHYDAYVISGTEGQRVQAILRSGDFDAYLEIGKADGEFEALASDDDGLAEGTDSRLNFTLPSDGNYVVRAMPLDAESKGLYSLELLDRGPEPKPGSLLVGSTVRGTLSNSAAMSDEGAFFDAYRFQAKRDEKLRLTMVSNAFDSFIDLGKEDEDGDFTSLATDDDSLSDAHAKLDWTAPDDGWYVVRARAYGPNQMGAYALTVARQPASANTPSPENPPMIMNPK; the protein is encoded by the coding sequence ATGAACCGTCCGTCGCTCGTCGCCGCTGTCAGCACCCTGGCCCTGTTGTGGGCGGTCGCGCCGGCCGTGGCCCAGGACGCGCAGTCTCTGCGCATCGGCGCCAATGTGAACGGCGCCCTGACGGATGGCGACGCCAAGGCTTCGGCGGACGAATATCGCTATGACGACTATCGCTTCGAGGCGCGGGCGGGGCAGCGGCTAGAAGCCACGCTGAGATCGGACGCTTTCGACGCCTATCTGGAAGTCTATGCCGACGGCGCAGCGGGCGAGCCGCTGGCGTCCGATGACGACGGATTGGGGGACGGCACCAATGCGCGGCTGCGCTTCACGCCGGAGAAGGCGGGGACCTATGTTCTGAGAGCCCGGACGCTGAGCGGACTGGACGGCGGCGACTATCAGCTGTCGTTGCAGGAACGCCCGGCGCCCCCGCGTGCGCCGCGACCCAGCGGCATTCGCGTTGGGGCGAGCCAGAGCGGCGAACTGACGGCCCGCGATCCTGAGCAAGACGACGGCGGCCGCTATGACGCCTACGCCTTCCGCGCCAACGCCGGCGATCGGTTTGTGGTGACGCTGGACTCCGAGGCCTTCGATCCCCTGGTGCGGGTGGGGCGGATGAACGGTCCCGATTTCGTCGAGATCAGTTCCAACGACGATGCGCCCGGCGGTGGGCTGAATTCGCGGCTGACCTTCACGGCGCCGACCGCAGGCGAATATGTGATCCGGGCTACGTCGCTGGAAGACGGGCTGGGTCGCTACGAACTGGGCCTGGCCGAGGCGCCGCCCGCGCCGCCGTCAAAGCCGATCGCGATCGGTGACGAGATCAAGGGTGAACTGGGCTCGGACAGCGCCACGAACGACGGCGGCCAGCGCGCGGAAACCTATCGCTTCACAGGGACAAACGGCCAGCGCGTGGCCATCGAGATGAAGTCGAGCGACTTCGACGCCTATCTGACGCTCCGCCGTGCATCGGACGATACTGTCCTGGCGGAGGATGATGACGGCGCCGGATCGGGCACCGACGCCCGCATCGCGCGCACCCTGGACGCCGATGGCGACTACATCATCGAGGCGCGGGGGTTCAGCGACGAGGCCGAGGGCGACTATACGCTGAAGCTGACCGAAACCGCGCCGCCGCCGCCGCCGACCACGGCGAGCCTCGGGCAAAAGGTCGAGGGCGAGATCGCGGATGACGACCCCCAGGCGGACGACGGGAAACACTATGACGCCTACGTCATTTCCGGAACCGAGGGGCAGCGCGTCCAGGCGATCCTGCGGTCCGGCGATTTCGACGCCTATTTGGAGATCGGCAAGGCCGACGGTGAGTTCGAGGCCCTGGCCAGCGATGACGACGGCCTGGCCGAGGGCACGGATTCGCGGCTGAACTTCACCCTGCCGTCGGACGGGAACTATGTGGTCCGCGCCATGCCGCTGGATGCGGAAAGCAAGGGCCTCTATTCGCTGGAACTGCTGGATCGCGGGCCGGAGCCCAAGCCCGGCAGTCTGCTGGTCGGTTCGACCGTGCGCGGAACCCTATCCAACAGCGCCGCCATGAGCGACGAAGGCGCGTTTTTCGACGCCTATCGCTTCCAGGCCAAGAGGGACGAGAAGCTGCGTCTGACGATGGTGTCGAACGCTTTCGATTCCTTCATCGATCTGGGCAAGGAAGACGAGGACGGCGATTTCACCAGCCTGGCCACCGATGACGACAGCCTGTCCGACGCGCACGCGAAGCTGGATTGGACCGCGCCGGACGACGGCTGGTATGTCGTGCGCGCCCGCGCCTATGGGCCCAATCAGATGGGCGCCTATGCCCTGACGGTCGCGCGTCAGCCTGCCAGCGCGAACACTCCGTCGCCTGAAAATCCGCCGATGATCATGAATCCGAAGTAG
- a CDS encoding bifunctional methylenetetrahydrofolate dehydrogenase/methenyltetrahydrofolate cyclohydrolase: protein MSAQSTPATLIDGKAYSAALVERVGAAVAGLEAAHGVKPGLAVVIVGEDPASQIYVRNKGETTLRAGMRSDTHRLAESTGQDELLALIAQLNADAGIHGILVQLPLPAHIDATVVLDAISPDKDVDGFHVVNAGRLAVGLPGLVPCTPLGCLMLLKDQFGDLSGLNAVIVGRSNIVGKPMAQLLLAESCTVTIAHSRTRDLPDVCRRADILVAAVGRPEMIKGDWIKTGATVIDVGINRVPSADPVKAAEGKTRVVGDVAFKEAVEVAGRITPVPGGVGPMTIACLLANTYSAACRLNNIQPEPLDA, encoded by the coding sequence ATGTCGGCCCAATCCACGCCTGCGACCCTGATCGACGGCAAGGCCTATTCGGCCGCCCTGGTGGAACGCGTCGGCGCGGCCGTCGCCGGGCTGGAGGCCGCGCACGGCGTCAAACCCGGTCTGGCCGTCGTCATCGTCGGTGAGGATCCGGCCAGCCAGATTTACGTCCGCAACAAGGGCGAGACGACGCTGCGAGCCGGCATGCGCTCCGACACTCACCGCCTGGCCGAATCGACCGGCCAGGACGAGCTGCTGGCCCTGATCGCTCAGCTGAATGCGGATGCGGGCATCCACGGCATCCTGGTCCAACTGCCCCTGCCCGCCCACATCGACGCGACGGTGGTTCTGGACGCCATTTCGCCGGATAAAGACGTGGACGGCTTCCACGTCGTGAACGCGGGTCGTCTGGCCGTCGGCCTGCCGGGTCTGGTCCCCTGCACGCCCCTGGGCTGTCTGATGCTGCTGAAGGATCAGTTCGGCGATCTGTCGGGCCTGAACGCCGTCATCGTCGGCCGTTCCAACATCGTCGGCAAACCGATGGCGCAACTGCTGCTGGCCGAAAGCTGCACGGTCACCATCGCGCACTCGCGCACGCGGGATTTGCCCGACGTCTGCCGCCGCGCCGACATTCTGGTCGCCGCCGTCGGTCGGCCCGAGATGATCAAGGGCGACTGGATCAAGACGGGCGCTACCGTCATCGACGTCGGCATCAACCGCGTCCCCTCGGCCGATCCCGTCAAGGCCGCCGAGGGCAAGACCCGCGTCGTCGGCGACGTGGCCTTCAAGGAAGCGGTCGAGGTCGCCGGCCGCATCACGCCGGTGCCGGGCGGCGTCGGGCCCATGACCATCGCCTGTCTGCTGGCCAACACCTATTCGGCCGCCTGCCGCCTCAACAATATCCAACCGGAGCCATTGGACGCTTGA
- a CDS encoding LemA family protein → MVRLNARAVALTGALMIVPAVAGCGYNTIPTKQERAEAAWADVQSQYQRRADLIPNLVATVQGAAIQERTTLTDVINARARATSVNVSADDLDNPQAFQQYQEAQGQLSGALSRLLVTVEAYPQLQANQNFLTLQSQLEGTENRIQIARRDYNEAVRDYNTTLRTFPQVIWAKTLHGGSQPMQLFTATAAAQSAPQVNFNLNAPPANASAPGGGAPAVTPGATPPAQ, encoded by the coding sequence ATGGTCCGCCTCAATGCCCGCGCCGTCGCTCTGACCGGCGCTCTGATGATCGTCCCAGCCGTGGCGGGCTGCGGCTACAACACCATTCCAACCAAGCAGGAACGCGCGGAGGCCGCCTGGGCGGATGTGCAGAGCCAGTATCAGCGCCGCGCCGACCTGATTCCCAATCTGGTCGCGACGGTTCAAGGCGCCGCGATCCAGGAACGCACCACCCTGACCGACGTGATCAACGCCCGCGCCCGCGCCACCTCGGTCAACGTCTCGGCCGACGACCTCGATAATCCGCAGGCCTTCCAGCAGTATCAGGAAGCCCAGGGCCAACTGTCCGGCGCCCTGTCGCGCTTGCTGGTGACGGTCGAGGCCTATCCGCAACTTCAGGCCAACCAGAACTTCCTGACCCTGCAGTCCCAGCTGGAAGGCACCGAGAACCGCATCCAGATCGCGCGCCGCGACTACAACGAGGCCGTTCGCGACTACAACACGACGCTGCGCACCTTCCCGCAGGTGATCTGGGCCAAGACCCTGCATGGCGGGTCGCAGCCGATGCAGTTGTTCACCGCCACCGCCGCCGCCCAGTCGGCGCCCCAGGTCAACTTCAACCTGAACGCCCCGCCCGCCAACGCCTCGGCGCCCGGCGGCGGCGCACCGGCCGTAACGCCGGGCGCGACCCCGCCCGCCCAGTGA
- a CDS encoding TPM domain-containing protein: protein MTSLQAATRRSTGVAALLFGLFIALLLVLPAAAQSKIDFPPLTGRVVDQANLLDPATEQALTEKLAALEASSTDQLVVVTVNSLQDQEIEDYGYQLGRAWGIGQKENDNGALLIVAPNERKVRIEVGYGLEPILTDAFSSQVIRNDILPSFRDGDYQAGVIKGMDVLIAQLSLDPAEAQARAQTAAAEQADTGGGSVIPLVVIAGLFLFIFLIAMRSGRGRRSNVSSVLLWAASEALRNSGRGGGGWGGGGGFGGGGGFGGGGGSFGGGGASGGW from the coding sequence GTGACGAGCCTTCAAGCGGCGACGCGGCGGTCAACGGGCGTCGCCGCCCTCCTCTTCGGCCTGTTCATCGCGCTGTTGCTCGTCCTTCCGGCGGCGGCGCAGAGCAAGATCGACTTCCCGCCGCTGACCGGCCGCGTGGTCGATCAGGCCAATCTGCTCGATCCAGCGACGGAACAGGCGCTGACAGAGAAGCTGGCGGCGCTGGAAGCCAGTTCGACCGACCAGTTGGTCGTCGTGACGGTCAACAGCCTTCAGGATCAGGAGATCGAGGACTACGGCTATCAGCTGGGTCGCGCCTGGGGCATCGGTCAGAAGGAGAATGACAACGGCGCCCTGCTGATCGTCGCGCCGAACGAACGCAAGGTGCGTATTGAGGTCGGCTATGGGCTGGAGCCCATCCTGACCGACGCCTTCTCGTCTCAGGTCATCCGCAACGACATCCTGCCGTCCTTCCGCGACGGCGACTACCAGGCCGGCGTGATCAAGGGCATGGATGTCCTCATAGCTCAGTTGTCGCTCGATCCGGCAGAGGCGCAAGCGCGCGCCCAGACCGCCGCAGCCGAGCAAGCCGACACCGGTGGCGGATCCGTCATCCCGCTGGTCGTCATCGCCGGGCTTTTCCTGTTCATCTTCTTGATCGCCATGCGGTCCGGGCGCGGACGACGCAGCAATGTCAGCTCGGTCCTGCTGTGGGCGGCGTCCGAGGCGCTGCGGAACTCCGGCAGAGGCGGCGGCGGTTGGGGCGGCGGCGGCGGATTTGGCGGTGGTGGAGGGTTCGGCGGCGGCGGCGGCAGCTTCGGCGGCGGCGGGGCCTCGGGGGGATGGTGA
- a CDS encoding TPM domain-containing protein, with protein MQITDNDRTRIADAIAAAERQTSGEIFCVVARRVSTYVDVSLAWAAAMALVAPIVFVPFVLDLRWPSDGWEAAHQAAQDATTAQALGLYALSQAVVFVGVFLMTRIPAMRRLVTPAGVRRGRVREAALQQFLAHGVHVTQERTGVLIFAALDEHQVELIADESIYAKVDEDAWAQAVAALTRELRADRPVDGFAAAIGLCGEVLARHFPPRADNPNELPDHLILL; from the coding sequence ATGCAGATCACGGACAACGACCGCACCCGCATCGCCGATGCCATAGCGGCCGCCGAGCGTCAGACGTCGGGTGAAATCTTCTGCGTCGTCGCGCGTCGTGTCTCGACCTATGTGGACGTCAGCCTGGCTTGGGCCGCGGCGATGGCGCTTGTGGCCCCGATCGTCTTCGTTCCGTTCGTGCTGGATCTTCGCTGGCCCAGCGACGGCTGGGAGGCGGCGCACCAGGCCGCGCAGGACGCCACGACGGCGCAGGCCCTGGGCCTCTACGCCCTGTCGCAGGCCGTCGTTTTCGTCGGCGTCTTTCTGATGACCCGGATCCCGGCCATGCGCCGTCTCGTGACCCCGGCCGGCGTCAGGCGCGGCCGTGTCAGGGAGGCCGCCTTGCAGCAGTTCCTGGCGCACGGCGTCCATGTCACGCAGGAGCGTACGGGCGTCCTGATCTTTGCGGCCCTTGACGAACATCAGGTCGAACTGATCGCCGACGAAAGCATCTACGCCAAGGTCGATGAGGACGCCTGGGCCCAGGCCGTCGCGGCACTGACCCGCGAACTGCGCGCCGACCGCCCCGTCGATGGCTTTGCTGCCGCCATCGGTCTGTGCGGCGAGGTTCTGGCCCGCCACTTTCCGCCGCGCGCCGACAACCCCAATGAGTTGCCCGATCATCTGATCCTGCTCTGA
- a CDS encoding endonuclease/exonuclease/phosphatase family protein: MPRLLTYNVHRCVGTDRRLDVDRIVAVIAEFEPDIVCLQELDVGRARTGGVDQAEAIADGLAMTSRFHPAMRVEAEQYGDAILTSHPERLVRADALPTVTGIPGLEPRGAIWSEIEIDGTAVNVMNTHLGLVPREQRLQAAALAGSGWVGGCRGPTLLAGDFNATSITRPYQTLCRSLQDCQRQLGQKPSVKTFPSAFPAIRIDHCFVSPHIRIRAVRSAFSPLARVASDHLPLIVDFEVVQPGA; the protein is encoded by the coding sequence ATGCCTCGCCTTCTCACCTATAATGTTCACCGCTGCGTCGGCACGGATCGTCGCCTGGACGTCGACCGGATCGTCGCCGTCATCGCCGAGTTCGAGCCGGACATCGTCTGCCTGCAGGAACTGGATGTGGGCCGCGCACGCACGGGCGGGGTTGATCAGGCCGAGGCGATCGCCGACGGTCTGGCCATGACCTCTCGCTTTCACCCGGCGATGCGGGTCGAGGCCGAACAGTACGGCGACGCCATTCTGACCTCTCACCCCGAACGGCTCGTCCGCGCCGACGCCTTGCCGACCGTCACCGGCATTCCGGGATTGGAACCGCGCGGCGCGATCTGGTCGGAAATCGAGATCGACGGGACAGCCGTCAACGTCATGAACACCCACCTGGGTCTGGTCCCGCGCGAGCAGCGGCTTCAGGCCGCCGCGCTGGCTGGATCCGGCTGGGTCGGCGGATGCAGGGGCCCGACCCTGCTGGCCGGCGACTTCAACGCCACTTCGATCACCCGCCCCTATCAGACCCTGTGCCGCAGCCTGCAGGACTGCCAGCGTCAGTTGGGCCAGAAACCCAGTGTGAAGACCTTCCCTTCGGCCTTCCCCGCCATCCGCATCGACCACTGTTTCGTCAGCCCGCATATCCGCATCCGCGCGGTACGATCCGCCTTCTCGCCCCTGGCCCGCGTCGCCTCGGACCACCTGCCGCTGATCGTCGATTTCGAGGTCGTTCAACCCGGCGCGTGA
- a CDS encoding phospholipase D-like domain-containing protein codes for MTNGSDTYEGSLLEPGPGLWTAAVAHRFSVLMENEAYFDALSSAIHKAQRSIVLLGWQFDPRTHLDPETRPGDKSAEIGRQLRMLVKRKPDLDVRLLIWKSPLLIAASQGFYPHKAQRWFRKRMVEFRLDSPGPIGACHHQKVVVIDDKVAFCGGGDISTDRWDSDEHLDGDPRRALPSGLICKARHEVMSVMDGPAARALGYLARERWFKATWERTIPDEVEDDPWPDGVPVQMTDVPVGIARTEPKWSGRQEVRESEALHLESIRRAKRLIYIENQYFTSPVIAAALAERLAEVDGPQVIVISTAKSPSWFDSMTMDTARAEVLHRLEQADKYNRFFAFAPLTADGDRIIVHAKVTIIDDRLLRIGSTNLNNRSMGLDTECDIAAEPVDAAGRAFITAHRHRTIAHWLGVATEDYAAVEGVFGSVGQAICNFEADRLKPLGSEPPTRIQRMFAEWQLGDPTSSSDAWRPWKRLNRSQRTRPASEGGHAPG; via the coding sequence ATGACCAACGGCAGCGACACTTACGAAGGCAGTCTGCTGGAGCCGGGGCCCGGCCTGTGGACGGCCGCCGTCGCGCACCGCTTTTCCGTGCTGATGGAAAACGAAGCCTATTTCGACGCCCTGTCGTCTGCGATCCACAAGGCGCAACGCTCCATCGTGCTGCTGGGATGGCAATTCGATCCGCGCACCCATCTGGACCCGGAGACGCGGCCCGGCGACAAGTCGGCCGAGATCGGTCGCCAGCTGCGGATGCTGGTCAAGAGGAAGCCGGACCTGGATGTGCGGCTGCTCATCTGGAAATCGCCGCTGCTGATCGCGGCTTCGCAGGGCTTCTATCCGCACAAGGCGCAACGCTGGTTCCGTAAGCGGATGGTGGAGTTCCGGCTTGATTCCCCCGGTCCTATCGGCGCCTGTCATCACCAGAAGGTGGTGGTCATCGACGACAAGGTGGCCTTCTGCGGCGGCGGCGATATCTCGACCGATCGCTGGGATTCCGACGAACATCTGGACGGCGACCCGCGCCGCGCCCTGCCCAGCGGCCTGATCTGCAAGGCGCGTCATGAGGTGATGAGCGTGATGGACGGCCCTGCGGCGCGTGCGCTGGGCTATCTGGCGCGCGAACGCTGGTTCAAGGCGACGTGGGAGCGCACTATCCCGGACGAGGTCGAGGACGATCCCTGGCCCGACGGCGTGCCGGTGCAGATGACCGACGTGCCCGTCGGCATCGCCCGCACAGAGCCGAAATGGTCGGGGCGGCAGGAGGTGCGCGAGAGCGAAGCCTTGCACCTGGAATCAATCCGGCGCGCCAAGCGGCTGATCTATATCGAAAACCAGTATTTCACCTCGCCGGTCATCGCCGCCGCATTGGCCGAACGACTGGCCGAAGTGGATGGACCGCAGGTCATCGTCATCTCGACCGCCAAGAGCCCGAGTTGGTTCGACAGCATGACTATGGACACGGCCCGGGCCGAGGTGCTGCACCGGCTGGAGCAGGCGGACAAATACAACCGCTTCTTCGCCTTCGCCCCGCTGACCGCCGACGGCGACCGGATCATCGTCCACGCCAAGGTGACGATCATCGATGATCGGCTGCTGAGGATCGGGTCCACAAATCTCAACAACCGGTCGATGGGCCTGGATACAGAATGCGACATCGCCGCCGAGCCTGTCGATGCGGCCGGTCGAGCCTTCATCACGGCGCACCGTCACCGGACGATCGCTCACTGGCTGGGCGTTGCGACGGAAGACTATGCGGCGGTCGAGGGCGTCTTCGGCTCGGTGGGGCAGGCGATCTGCAACTTCGAAGCCGATCGGCTGAAGCCGCTGGGCTCGGAGCCGCCGACGCGTATCCAGCGGATGTTCGCCGAATGGCAGCTGGGCGACCCGACGTCGTCCAGCGATGCCTGGCGGCCTTGGAAGCGTCTGAACCGTTCGCAACGCACGCGACCAGCGTCCGAGGGCGGTCACGCGCCGGGTTGA